A part of Aegilops tauschii subsp. strangulata cultivar AL8/78 chromosome 2, Aet v6.0, whole genome shotgun sequence genomic DNA contains:
- the LOC109774611 gene encoding serine/threonine-protein kinase SAPK5: MEKYEPVREIGSGNFGVAKLMRNRETRELVAMKFIERGYRIDENVFREIVNHRSLRHPNIIRFKEVVLTPTHLGIVMEYAAGGELFERICDAGRFHEDEARYFFQQLVCGVSFCHAMQICHRDLKLENTLLDGSPAPRLKICDFGYSKSSVLHSRPKSTVGTPAYIAPEVLSRREYDGKHADVWSCGVTLYVMLVGGYPFEDTKDPKNFRKTIARIMSVQYKIPEYVHVSQTCRHLLSRIFVADPRKRITMAEIKAHPWFLKNLPRELKEEAQQAYYNRRHVDVAPSSNGSAGASAAASSNGGGAAVPAPAPAYSAQSVEEIMKIVQEAQTVPKPDKPVSGYGWGTGDGEASDEDDGNQEGEEEEYGEDEYDRTVREVHASGDFGMGKLQI; this comes from the exons ATGGAGAAGTACGAGCCGGTCCGGGAGATCGGGTCGGGCAACTTCGGGGTGGCCAAGCTGATGCGCAACCGGGAGACGCGGGAGCTCGTCGCCATGAAGTTCATCGAGCGAGGATACAGG atcGACGAGAACGTGTTCCGGGAGATCGTGAACCACCGGTCGCTGCGGCACCCCAACATCATCCGCTTCAAGGAGGTGGTGCTCACGCCCACGCACCTGGGCATCGTCATGGAGTAcgccgccggcggcgagctcttcGAGCGCATCTGCGACGCCGGCCGCTTCCACGAGGACGAGGCGCGCTACTTCTTCCAGCAGCTCGTCTGCGGCGTCAGCTTCTGCCACGCCATGCAGATCTGCCACCGCGACCTCAAGCTGGAGAACACCCTCCTCGACGGCAGCCCCGCGCCGCGACTCAAGATCTGCGACTTCGGATACTCAAAG TCGTCTGTTCTGCACTCGCGGCCCAAGTCGACGGTGGGCACGCCGGCGTACATCGCGCCGGAGGTGCTGTCGCGCCGCGAGTACGACGGGAAGCACGCGGACGTGTGGTCGTGCGGGGTGACGCTCTACGTCATGCTGGTGGGCGGCTACCCGTTCGAGGACACCAAGGACCCCAAGAACTTCCGCAAGACCATCGCGCGGATCATGTCGGTGCAGTACAAGATCCCCGAGTACGTGCACGTCTCGCAGACCTGCCGCCACCTGCTCTCCCGCATCTTCGTCGCCGACCCGCGCAAGCGCATCACCATGGCCGAGATCAAGGCGCACCCCTGGTTCCTCAAGAACCTGCCGCGGGAGCTCAAGGAGGAGGCGCAGCAGGCCTACTACAACCGCCGGCACGTCGACGTCGCGCCCTCCTCCAACGGCAGCGCCGGTGCGAGCGCGGCGGCCTCCTCCAATGGCGGGGGAGCGGCGGTGCCCGCGCCCGCGCCGGCCTACTCGGCGCAGAGCGTGGAGGAGATCATGAAGATCGTGCAGGAGGCGCAGACGGTGCCCAAGCCCGACAAGCCGGTGTCCGGGTACGGctggggcacgggcgacggcgaggcgtccgacgaggacgacggcaaccaggagggggaggaggaggagtacggCGAGGACGAGTATGACCGGACGGTGCGGGAGGTCCACGCCAGCGGCGACTTCGGCATGGGCAAGCTCCAAATCTGA